One segment of Sphingomonas qomolangmaensis DNA contains the following:
- a CDS encoding autotransporter assembly complex protein TamA, with protein MSLVPRRRCWRAAVAGLLVLSPAVSRAQTATTPDAAAPASAQDDDLLDPDAPLMPMPELGIAWPDLALAPGETATAETAIDDGTGEARYRYQVEGMDAVWTELMRQRFDEGSILRANRNKPANAAQIDRRARADSTLLGEVLRAEGYYDARIDTRVEPAAGELLVTLEVVPGPVYRLERVDVAGLAAAGAKQDELRQSFDVDANDPVNADAIAAAETALRTRVGREGFPFAEVGEPRVVVDHATQTATLSMDVQPGELLRFGRVTMRDARVFDAEHVLDIARFEPGDVYDSNSVEDLRRAIIQTGIVSAVRIEEVKGQAPGTVDLDMRIVPGPPRTIAGELGYGTGEGARAEVSWTHRNLFPPEGGLTLRGVLGTREQLGSVVFRRNNFHGRDRVLTLQMVAAHLERDAFVADTFQLSGSLERQTNIFFQKAWTWSLGAELLASNERDVILATGEPRERIYFIGALPTSLAYDGSDDLLNPTRGFRLSGRLSPEVSFSGATFGYARTQLDASAYHPFNDRVVVAGRVRLGTIVGAPRDAVAPSRRFYAGGGASVRGYGFQDIGPRDQNNDPIGGRSLTEFSIEARVKAFGAFGIVPFLDGGNIYTSPLPKFTDFRYGAGIGVRYYSNFGPIRIDVGTPLNPQPGDPRVAVYVSLGQAF; from the coding sequence ATGTCGCTCGTTCCCCGCCGGCGTTGCTGGCGCGCTGCCGTCGCCGGCCTGCTCGTTCTGTCGCCCGCGGTATCGCGCGCGCAGACCGCAACCACGCCCGACGCCGCCGCACCCGCAAGCGCGCAGGACGACGACCTGCTCGACCCCGATGCGCCGCTGATGCCGATGCCCGAGCTCGGCATCGCCTGGCCCGATCTCGCACTCGCCCCCGGCGAGACCGCCACCGCCGAAACCGCGATCGACGACGGTACCGGCGAGGCGCGCTATCGCTACCAGGTCGAGGGGATGGACGCGGTCTGGACCGAGCTGATGCGCCAGCGCTTCGACGAGGGATCTATCCTTCGCGCCAATCGCAACAAGCCCGCCAACGCCGCGCAGATCGACCGCCGCGCGCGCGCCGATTCGACGCTGCTGGGCGAAGTGCTGCGCGCCGAGGGCTATTATGACGCGCGGATCGACACCCGCGTCGAACCCGCCGCGGGCGAATTGCTGGTGACGCTCGAAGTGGTGCCGGGGCCGGTCTATCGGCTCGAGCGGGTCGATGTCGCCGGGCTGGCCGCTGCCGGCGCCAAGCAGGACGAACTGCGCCAGAGCTTCGACGTCGACGCGAATGATCCGGTCAACGCCGATGCGATCGCTGCTGCCGAGACGGCGCTGCGCACCCGCGTCGGGCGCGAGGGCTTTCCCTTTGCCGAGGTCGGCGAACCGCGCGTCGTGGTCGATCACGCGACGCAGACCGCGACGCTGTCGATGGATGTCCAGCCGGGCGAATTACTGCGCTTCGGACGCGTGACGATGCGCGACGCTCGCGTGTTCGATGCCGAGCATGTGCTCGACATCGCGCGCTTCGAACCCGGCGACGTCTATGATTCGAACTCGGTCGAGGATCTGCGCCGCGCGATCATCCAGACCGGGATCGTCTCGGCGGTGCGGATCGAGGAAGTGAAGGGGCAGGCGCCGGGCACCGTCGATCTCGACATGCGGATCGTCCCCGGCCCGCCGCGCACGATCGCGGGCGAATTGGGCTATGGCACCGGCGAAGGCGCGCGTGCCGAGGTCAGCTGGACCCACCGCAACCTGTTCCCCCCCGAAGGCGGCCTCACGTTGCGCGGGGTGCTCGGGACGCGCGAGCAATTGGGCAGCGTGGTGTTCCGCCGCAACAATTTCCACGGGCGCGATCGCGTGCTGACGCTGCAGATGGTCGCGGCGCATCTCGAACGCGACGCCTTCGTCGCCGATACCTTCCAGCTGTCGGGCAGCCTCGAGCGCCAGACCAACATCTTCTTCCAAAAGGCGTGGACCTGGTCGCTCGGCGCCGAATTGCTCGCGTCGAACGAGCGCGACGTGATCCTCGCCACCGGGGAGCCGCGTGAGCGGATCTATTTCATCGGCGCGCTGCCGACGAGCCTGGCCTATGACGGCAGCGACGATCTGCTCAATCCGACGCGCGGCTTCCGCCTGTCGGGGCGGCTGTCGCCCGAGGTCTCGTTCAGCGGCGCGACCTTCGGCTATGCGCGTACCCAGCTTGACGCCAGCGCCTATCACCCGTTCAACGACCGCGTCGTCGTCGCGGGGCGCGTCCGGCTCGGTACGATCGTCGGCGCGCCGCGCGACGCGGTTGCCCCCTCGCGGCGCTTCTATGCCGGCGGCGGCGCGTCGGTGCGCGGCTATGGCTTCCAGGACATCGGCCCGCGCGACCAGAACAATGATCCGATCGGCGGGCGCAGCCTGACCGAATTCTCGATCGAGGCGCGGGTGAAGGCGTTCGGCGCGTTCGGCATCGTCCCCTTCCTCGACGGCGGCAACATCTACACCTCGCCGCTGCCCAAGTTCACCGATTTCCGCTACGGCGCGGGGATCGGGGTTCGCTATTATTCGAACTTCGGGCCGATCCGCATCGATGTCGGCACCCCGCTCAACCCGCAGCCCGGCGACCCGCGCGTCGCGGTATACGTGTCGTTGGGGCAGGCGTTTTGA
- a CDS encoding S24 family peptidase, producing the protein MESHEQRAALARIAGERGVSLARLSRVLGRNAAYVQQYVARGSPRLLPERERGLLADFLGVAEAALGGPADLQAVLRFDIAASAGPGGVAEIEVPERPARIDPQLLARLGVQPQAASMIRVAGDSMAPTLLDGDEILVDADARLGARAGVYVLRRDGVVMVKRLRRAGGGIDILSDNPAAPSWFGIDLATIAVIGRVAWVSRCLA; encoded by the coding sequence ATGGAATCGCACGAGCAGCGGGCGGCATTGGCGCGGATCGCGGGCGAACGCGGGGTAAGCCTCGCGCGGCTGTCGCGCGTGCTCGGGCGCAACGCGGCCTATGTGCAGCAATATGTCGCGCGCGGGTCGCCGCGGCTGCTGCCCGAGCGCGAGCGCGGATTGCTCGCCGACTTCCTGGGGGTCGCAGAGGCGGCGCTGGGCGGTCCTGCCGATCTCCAGGCGGTGCTGCGGTTCGACATCGCCGCCTCGGCGGGGCCGGGCGGGGTGGCCGAGATCGAGGTTCCCGAACGCCCTGCGCGGATCGATCCGCAATTGCTCGCGCGGCTCGGCGTCCAACCACAGGCAGCGTCGATGATTCGGGTGGCGGGCGATTCGATGGCGCCGACCCTGCTCGACGGCGACGAGATATTGGTCGACGCCGATGCGCGACTGGGTGCGCGCGCGGGGGTTTACGTGCTCCGGCGCGACGGGGTGGTGATGGTCAAGCGGCTGCGACGCGCGGGCGGCGGGATCGATATCCTCAGCGACAATCCCGCGGCGCCGAGCTGGTTCGGGATCGATCTGGCGACGATCGCGGTGATCGGCCGCGTCGCCTGGGTCAGCCGCTGCCTGGCCTGA
- a CDS encoding TIGR04063 family PEP-CTERM/XrtA system glycosyltransferase, with protein sequence MRILHIFDHSLPIHSGYTYRSRAILKAQVARGWAVEGVTGPRQGVSDSGVETFDGLTFHRTTAHRPARAPLGEWREMRALAERIDSVVDSFRPDVLHAHSPVLNALAMLKVARARKLPCLYEIRAFWEDAAVGNGTGREGSARYRLTRAAESFAVRRVDRVAVICEGLRGDLIARGVDGDRIMVSPNGVDMGMFGTPLPRDSALAAARGLNGADVVGYVGSFYDYEGLGDLIAAMPALVAARPNARLLMVGGGPVDAALRAAAAASPVASHIDFVGPVPHAEVERYYSVIDVLAYPRKRMRLTDLVTPLKPLEAMAQGKLVAASNVGGHRELITDGVTGTLFAPDDPSAIASALAGLFANRSGWDERRATARAFVERERNWSSNVSRYQPVYQELIAAARTDTSWSRLPKVNA encoded by the coding sequence ATGCGCATCCTGCACATCTTCGATCACAGCCTGCCGATCCACAGCGGCTACACCTATCGCAGCCGCGCGATCCTCAAGGCGCAGGTCGCGCGCGGCTGGGCGGTCGAGGGGGTTACCGGGCCGCGCCAGGGGGTTTCCGACTCGGGCGTCGAGACCTTCGACGGCCTTACTTTCCACCGCACCACCGCGCATCGCCCGGCGCGCGCGCCGCTGGGCGAATGGCGCGAGATGCGCGCGCTCGCCGAGCGGATCGATTCGGTGGTCGACAGCTTCCGCCCCGACGTTCTCCACGCGCATTCGCCGGTGCTCAACGCCCTCGCGATGCTCAAGGTGGCGCGCGCGCGCAAGCTGCCGTGCCTGTACGAGATCCGCGCCTTCTGGGAGGATGCCGCGGTCGGCAACGGCACCGGGCGCGAAGGTTCGGCGCGCTACCGGCTGACCCGCGCCGCCGAGAGCTTCGCGGTGCGCCGCGTCGATCGAGTCGCGGTGATCTGCGAGGGGCTGCGCGGCGACCTGATCGCGCGCGGGGTCGATGGCGACCGGATCATGGTGTCGCCCAACGGCGTCGACATGGGGATGTTCGGCACCCCGCTGCCGCGCGATTCGGCGCTGGCGGCGGCGCGCGGGCTGAACGGCGCCGATGTCGTCGGCTATGTCGGCAGCTTCTATGATTATGAAGGGCTGGGCGACCTGATCGCGGCGATGCCGGCGTTGGTCGCGGCGCGCCCCAATGCGCGGCTGCTGATGGTGGGTGGTGGACCGGTCGATGCAGCGCTCCGCGCCGCCGCGGCGGCATCGCCGGTCGCGTCGCACATCGATTTCGTCGGCCCGGTCCCGCATGCCGAGGTCGAGCGCTATTACAGCGTCATCGATGTCCTGGCCTATCCGCGCAAGCGAATGCGGTTGACCGATCTGGTCACCCCGCTCAAGCCGCTCGAGGCGATGGCGCAGGGCAAGCTGGTCGCCGCCTCGAATGTCGGCGGGCATCGCGAACTGATCACCGACGGCGTCACCGGCACCCTGTTCGCCCCCGACGACCCTTCGGCGATCGCGTCGGCGCTGGCCGGTCTGTTCGCCAATCGCTCGGGCTGGGACGAACGCCGCGCCACCGCGCGCGCCTTCGTCGAGCGCGAGCGTAACTGGTCGTCAAATGTTTCCCGGTATCAACCGGTCTACCAAGAGCTTATCGCAGCAGCACGAACGGACACATCATGGTCGCGCTTACCCAAAGTCAACGCATGA
- a CDS encoding acyltransferase family protein encodes MGDSPGAPRGELRALTSVRGIAAWFVVFYHIRESVAGLGGWPLAIVAHGYLAVDFFFLLSGFVLWLSYAERLHSGGLRTVPAFLRRRFARIWPLHAVVLSGGVALALLLAATGRHDPVDFPFAELPLHYLLVQNWGFTRALAWNDPAWSISVETAAYLIFPLLAFAIDWRRLPSRALLGVIAALLAALHAVFAAAGSDSLNADIPRFGLLRCLVEFSVGTIVCALWLRWRGSARVALVAAGLALAALAAVAAGGAPETLWIPACFAAALLALALTSGARNPLEAAPLHWLGEISYATYLCHFLLWKAFKLGFVAAPGPVGWPLIALYLAVVLAASAALYRWVERPAQRWLNAAAPKFRRPSESWGLPR; translated from the coding sequence ATGGGTGATTCACCCGGCGCGCCGCGAGGGGAATTGCGCGCGCTCACCAGCGTGCGCGGGATCGCCGCGTGGTTCGTCGTCTTCTACCATATCCGCGAATCGGTGGCAGGGCTCGGCGGCTGGCCGCTCGCGATCGTCGCGCATGGCTATCTCGCGGTCGATTTCTTCTTCCTGCTGTCGGGCTTCGTGCTGTGGCTGAGCTATGCCGAGCGGCTCCACAGCGGCGGGCTGCGCACGGTACCGGCTTTTCTCCGGCGTCGATTCGCCAGGATCTGGCCGCTGCATGCGGTGGTGCTGAGCGGCGGGGTCGCGCTCGCGCTGCTGCTCGCGGCGACGGGGCGGCACGATCCGGTCGACTTTCCCTTTGCCGAACTACCGCTGCATTATCTGCTGGTACAGAATTGGGGGTTCACGCGCGCGTTGGCGTGGAACGACCCCGCCTGGTCGATCTCGGTCGAGACCGCGGCGTACCTGATCTTCCCGCTACTGGCGTTTGCGATCGACTGGCGACGCCTGCCCAGCCGGGCGCTGCTGGGAGTGATCGCCGCATTGCTGGCGGCGCTGCACGCGGTGTTCGCGGCGGCCGGCAGCGACTCGCTCAACGCCGACATTCCGCGCTTCGGGCTGCTGCGCTGCCTGGTCGAGTTCAGCGTGGGAACGATCGTCTGCGCCTTGTGGCTGCGTTGGCGCGGATCGGCGCGGGTGGCGCTCGTCGCCGCCGGGCTTGCGCTCGCGGCGTTGGCCGCGGTGGCAGCGGGCGGGGCACCCGAGACGCTGTGGATCCCCGCCTGTTTCGCCGCTGCCCTGCTGGCCCTGGCGCTGACCTCGGGCGCGCGAAACCCGCTCGAGGCCGCACCGCTGCACTGGCTCGGCGAGATCAGCTACGCGACCTATCTGTGCCATTTCCTGCTGTGGAAGGCGTTCAAGCTGGGCTTCGTCGCCGCGCCTGGTCCGGTCGGCTGGCCGCTGATCGCTCTGTATCTGGCGGTGGTGCTGGCGGCATCGGCGGCGCTCTACCGCTGGGTAGAGCGCCCCGCGCAGCGGTGGCTCAATGCCGCAGCACCGAAATTCCGTCGCCCCAGCGAAAGCTGGGGCCTCCCGCGATAG
- a CDS encoding type 1 glutamine amidotransferase domain-containing protein, which translates to MADLNNIRVLMLATDGFEHSELFDPRQALLDAGVQVTLASIKTDPIQGVKNDSEPTEMITPDMTLDDVDTEDFDALVLPGGLANPDTMRLQERAIEIVEEFMDDDKIVAAICHAPWLLVEADVVDGRRVTSWPSVRTDLENAGADVVDEEVVVDGNLITSRNPGDIPAFNKALIEALEKVGTEAVH; encoded by the coding sequence ATGGCCGACCTGAACAATATCCGCGTGCTGATGCTCGCCACCGACGGCTTCGAACATTCGGAGCTGTTTGACCCCCGTCAGGCGCTGCTCGATGCCGGCGTCCAGGTGACGCTGGCGTCGATCAAGACCGACCCGATCCAGGGCGTCAAGAACGACAGCGAGCCGACCGAGATGATAACCCCCGACATGACGCTCGACGATGTCGATACCGAGGATTTCGACGCGCTGGTGCTGCCGGGCGGGCTCGCCAACCCCGACACGATGCGGCTGCAGGAACGCGCGATCGAGATCGTCGAGGAGTTCATGGACGACGACAAGATCGTCGCGGCGATCTGCCACGCGCCGTGGCTGCTGGTCGAGGCTGATGTCGTCGATGGCCGCCGCGTGACGAGCTGGCCTTCGGTGCGCACCGACCTCGAAAATGCGGGCGCCGATGTGGTCGACGAGGAAGTGGTGGTCGACGGTAATCTGATCACCAGCCGCAATCCGGGGGACATTCCGGCGTTCAACAAGGCGCTGATCGAGGCGCTGGAGAAGGTCGGCACCGAAGCGGTGCATTGA
- a CDS encoding DNA topoisomerase IB: MPDSTIIYHDDSEAGITRKKVRGGWGYWNPAGERIKDRGEIDRLNAIGLPPAYRDAWYCPSPHGHIQAVGWDEKGRKQYRYHLEFRETQEAAKYARCPAFGLALPKLRKRVERDLRSPKLSRARAVAAVVRLLDHGHVRIGNEGYAKANKSFGATTLRQHHAKLTGKTLRLQYRAKSGKMRLMTITDGSLIRFVKRCQDLPGQHLFRWVDQAGETHPVTSSDVNAYIREAMAGEFTAKHFRTWGASAIAFETLALAEAPIGLKAMLEPVTEALGNTPAIARKSYVHPALVALAKDKAAQIEMRAALRLPRSTRHLSRAERGLIAFLAALDQAEPSPAKAA; this comes from the coding sequence ATGCCGGACTCGACGATCATCTATCACGACGACAGCGAAGCCGGCATCACCCGCAAGAAGGTGCGGGGTGGCTGGGGCTATTGGAACCCCGCGGGCGAACGGATCAAGGACCGCGGCGAGATTGATCGGCTCAACGCGATCGGCCTGCCGCCCGCCTATCGCGACGCATGGTATTGCCCCAGCCCGCACGGCCATATCCAGGCGGTCGGCTGGGACGAGAAGGGCCGCAAGCAATATCGCTATCACCTGGAATTCCGCGAGACGCAGGAAGCCGCCAAATATGCGCGCTGCCCCGCCTTCGGGCTCGCGCTGCCCAAGCTGCGCAAGCGCGTTGAGCGCGACCTGCGCTCGCCCAAATTGAGCCGCGCGCGTGCGGTGGCGGCGGTAGTGCGGCTGCTCGACCACGGCCATGTCCGCATCGGCAACGAAGGTTATGCCAAGGCCAATAAGAGTTTCGGCGCGACGACGCTGCGCCAGCACCACGCCAAGCTGACCGGCAAGACGCTGCGGCTGCAATATCGAGCCAAATCGGGCAAGATGCGGCTGATGACGATCACCGACGGTTCGCTGATCCGCTTCGTGAAACGCTGCCAGGACCTGCCCGGCCAGCATCTGTTCCGCTGGGTCGACCAGGCGGGTGAGACGCACCCGGTCACCTCAAGCGACGTCAACGCCTATATCCGCGAAGCGATGGCCGGCGAATTCACCGCCAAGCATTTCCGCACCTGGGGCGCCAGTGCGATCGCCTTCGAGACGCTGGCGCTCGCCGAGGCGCCGATCGGACTGAAGGCGATGCTCGAACCCGTCACCGAAGCACTCGGCAACACCCCTGCGATCGCGCGCAAAAGCTATGTCCACCCCGCCTTGGTCGCGCTCGCCAAGGACAAGGCGGCGCAGATCGAAATGCGCGCCGCGCTCCGCCTGCCCCGCTCGACGCGCCATTTGTCGCGCGCCGAGCGCGGGTTAATAGCATTCCTGGCCGCGCTCGACCAAGCCGAGCCCTCGCCCGCCAAGGCCGCCTGA
- a CDS encoding mechanosensitive ion channel family protein, whose protein sequence is MTNTTAAVSNTADTVALTPKLVQQQGQRLLVDGLDWLQGHWLQILIAIGVATLIVLALAALKGWGKRYCDRQPVVTGWSGVLGRAIAKTSTFFMVMIAAKLVVGYADAPVAVNSTVNFFFTIAAVFQAAIWAREVILGLVEARTTSERHSSEALGSAMGIIRLLVTFALFAIALIVVLDNLGVNVTGLVAGLGVGGIAIGLAAQGIFADLFAALSIIFDKPFRRGDSINYDQTSGNIEAIGLKSTRIRSFQGEERIISNKQLLDKEIQNNTRRDHRRAKFAIGVIYQTAPEVCERIPGILKEIVEAHDRVFVRAGFLGFGASSLDFEVEFDSPGADFPAFYDGRTAIGIAILKRLNAEKIEIAYPTQTTFTAAPDGTLVMPYAQVQPVHEVDPRRGASGEHA, encoded by the coding sequence ATGACCAACACCACCGCCGCCGTTTCGAACACCGCAGACACCGTCGCGCTCACCCCCAAACTGGTTCAGCAACAGGGCCAGCGCCTGCTGGTCGACGGGCTCGACTGGTTGCAGGGGCATTGGCTGCAGATCCTGATCGCGATCGGCGTCGCGACGCTGATCGTCCTCGCGCTCGCCGCGCTCAAGGGCTGGGGCAAGCGCTATTGCGACCGCCAGCCGGTGGTGACCGGGTGGAGCGGTGTGCTGGGGCGCGCGATCGCCAAGACCAGCACCTTCTTCATGGTGATGATCGCCGCCAAGCTGGTCGTCGGCTATGCCGACGCGCCGGTGGCAGTGAACAGCACCGTCAACTTCTTCTTCACGATCGCCGCGGTGTTCCAGGCGGCGATCTGGGCGCGCGAAGTCATATTGGGGTTGGTCGAGGCGCGCACCACGTCCGAGCGGCATTCGTCCGAAGCTCTGGGCAGCGCGATGGGGATCATCCGCCTGCTGGTGACCTTCGCGCTGTTCGCGATCGCGCTGATCGTCGTCCTCGACAATCTGGGGGTCAACGTCACCGGCCTGGTCGCGGGTCTGGGCGTCGGCGGCATCGCGATCGGTCTGGCGGCACAGGGCATCTTCGCCGATCTGTTCGCGGCGCTGTCGATCATCTTCGACAAGCCCTTCCGCCGCGGCGACAGCATCAATTACGACCAGACCAGCGGCAATATCGAAGCGATCGGGCTGAAATCGACGCGGATCCGCTCGTTCCAGGGCGAAGAGCGGATCATCTCGAACAAGCAATTGCTCGACAAGGAAATCCAGAACAACACCCGGCGCGACCACCGCCGCGCCAAGTTCGCGATCGGGGTAATCTATCAGACCGCGCCCGAGGTGTGCGAGCGCATCCCGGGCATCCTCAAGGAAATCGTCGAGGCGCATGACCGCGTGTTCGTCCGCGCCGGCTTCCTGGGCTTCGGTGCGTCGAGCCTCGATTTCGAGGTCGAGTTCGATTCGCCCGGCGCCGACTTCCCCGCCTTCTACGATGGCCGCACCGCGATCGGCATCGCGATCCTCAAGCGTCTGAACGCCGAGAAGATCGAGATCGCCTATCCGACGCAGACCACCTTCACCGCCGCCCCCGACGGCACCTTGGTGATGCCCTACGCGCAGGTGCAGCCGGTCCACGAAGTCGATCCGCGGCGCGGGGCAAGCGGCGAGCACGCCTGA
- a CDS encoding transporter, which yields MHRRLIAALSIAMPIAADAQEARELCPSRPGLGTPACIVDSGRVLAETGLASFEREDDGEVRTDTLIAADALVRLGLDGDSEVQLGWTAFGRVRERDRITGDMATQSGLGDISLAYKRSLASPDGSGWSIAVQPFATLPVGGGAIGAGDWGAGLLVPVTGELGGGVSFELTPRIDAAVDADRSGRHLAFGSVIGVELAVSDAVSLTLEASALRDDDPDGPRTEMLGAAALAWQPGDDVQIDAGGAVGLNRHSPDFQLYLGVARRF from the coding sequence ATGCACCGCCGCCTGATCGCCGCCCTTTCGATCGCCATGCCGATTGCCGCCGATGCGCAGGAGGCGCGCGAACTCTGCCCTTCGCGCCCTGGCCTCGGCACCCCGGCGTGCATCGTCGATAGCGGGCGGGTGCTCGCCGAAACCGGACTCGCCAGCTTCGAGCGCGAGGATGACGGCGAGGTGCGGACCGACACGCTGATCGCCGCCGACGCGCTGGTGCGGCTCGGGCTCGACGGCGACAGCGAAGTCCAGCTCGGTTGGACCGCCTTCGGCCGCGTTCGCGAGCGCGACCGGATCACCGGCGACATGGCGACCCAAAGCGGGCTCGGCGACATCAGCCTCGCCTATAAGCGCAGCCTGGCCAGCCCCGATGGCAGCGGCTGGTCGATCGCGGTCCAGCCCTTCGCGACCTTGCCCGTCGGCGGCGGGGCGATCGGCGCGGGCGATTGGGGTGCGGGGTTGCTGGTGCCGGTTACCGGCGAGCTTGGCGGCGGGGTGTCGTTCGAACTCACCCCGCGGATCGACGCTGCGGTCGACGCCGATCGCAGCGGACGGCATCTGGCCTTTGGCAGCGTGATCGGGGTCGAGCTTGCGGTGAGCGACGCGGTGTCGCTGACGCTCGAAGCGTCGGCGTTGCGCGACGATGATCCGGACGGGCCGCGGACCGAGATGCTCGGCGCCGCCGCGCTGGCGTGGCAGCCGGGGGACGATGTGCAGATCGACGCGGGCGGCGCGGTGGGGCTCAACCGGCATTCGCCCGATTTCCAGCTATATCTGGGCGTAGCGCGCCGGTTCTAG